The stretch of DNA GAGGGGGAATTCGCGCTCTTTTACGGGCATTTATGCAATTGGCGGAATGTTCGCCGATGTCTATAAGGCGGGGTTCACACCTTGCCATCAAGAAAGGAAAGGTGTTTACCGTCAACAATCTTATCCACACTGGATTCGATCCAGTCAGTGAAGGTCCGTTCTTCAACGAATTGTGGGGGAAGAAACGCACCGCCACCGTATGCAAAAATGCGACCGACAAATGGGCCGTTGATAATGAGCGAATAGACCCAGCCGCAGCCGAGTTCGGCGACGCAGATTGTGCCGACCAGTGGGTCCCATTCATGGTTGTCCCATCGCTCTTCGTAACGATCGACATTTTGTACGTCGATCCATTTATCACCATGTTGCACGGCATCAGGGGTGATGATGCAGGGTTGAGTCAAACAGATCTCCGGTTGCGGCCGTTTAATGTCGTAACGATAGTGCCAATCAGCCAACGGGCTGAGTCGACATGGGCTAAAACCGCCATTTGCAATCGTCGTAATAAATTCGACATAATCCACCGGCAACGAAATCCCCGCTTGAGCTTCGAACTCACGGACTTCTTCTATCGAGAGCGGGGGTCGTATATTAATGCCAGAGTCTTGGACTTTTGTTTTGAGGTGTTCGAGCGACATGCATTTCTCCCGCTGGGGAAGAACGGTTTTGTTATCCACCCAGCACAATACTGCCTGTGTGCTATCGACGATCGCAAACAGCTCTTGTTGTTAAGCGGCGGGGTCTTCCGTCAAAGTACAGTCAGGAGATAATTGCGAATCATTTGCCGTTCACCGGGACTGAGTCGGCCGCGAAAGCGGAGTTTGAGACGTTTCTGATCGTCGCGCCAACCTGAGATGGTCACCGATTCGGCAGAGAGATGGATGTCTCGAAAATAACCGACAATCTCGTGCTGTTGGTGTTTGGCGATCCGTCCGGTGACCTGTGTTCCTCCGGCGCTGGTACGGATTTGAAACTCATAGCGGGGCCGGACCGTCAGCCAAATCACATATAAAACGATCGGGATGATTAGGTATTTCAGCCACATGACCCCAAAGGCTCAATGAGGGGAGTAGGAACGCTTAGCGATGTTTTCATGATACGGTATTTTTGCGGCGAAAGTGAACCAAAGCGTTTGGAATCTTGCCGACGTTGTGATCGTTGTCGCTGACCGCCATACTTGGGAGACCTCCCATTTCTTCCCATGGCGACGACTATGCAAATCATTCCAGTGCTCGACATATTAGATGGCAACGTGGTTCGCGGTGTGGCGGGGCGGCGTGATGAGTATCAACCGGTGGAGAGTGTGTTGGCTGCCGGCGCAAATCCTCTGGATATCGCACGCGGGTACCGCGACGCGTTGGGGTTAAAGCGACTGTATCTGGCTGACCTGGACGCCATCATGCACGGACGTCCTAATCGCAAACTCTGGAAAAAATTGGTGGATGATGGATTTGAAATCCTGGTGGATGCGGGGGTGAAAACGATCGCCGATGCGCAACAGGTGTATGCCAGTGGAGCGACGGCTGCGATTGTGGCGTTGGAGACATCGCCCTCGCGCGAATTGCTGGCTGAACTTTGCACGCAATACGGTCCGCCGCGGGTGATTTTCAGCCTGGACCTCAAACAGGGGCGTCCGCTGGGAACGTTGGATCAATGGCAAAACCCAGCGCCATTTGACTTGGCTGTCGAAGCTGTCAGTTTGGGGGTCGAGCAAATGATCGTGCTCGATTTGGCATGGGTCGGAACGGGGGAGGGCTTGGCGACGGAGGAGTTGTGTCGACGGTTGTTGGAGCGGTTCACCCAACTGCAGGTGATCACCGGCGGCGGGATCCGTGGTCCGGGTGATTTACCGGTGGTTCAAGCGACCGGAGTGCATGGATTGTTGCTGGCCTCGGCGCTACATAGCGGGCGGATTGATCGCGCCGCGCTCGATGCCTGGCGCGCGTAGTCTTAGTTTGTTTACGACTGGATAATGTGCCTGTGGCAAAGACAACCGGGTGGCTGGGGACGGACGCAGTCCGCCCCCAGTGCATTGGACTCCCACATTTATTGCGGGCAGGTCAACCGTGCAATTATGCGTATGGGGGAGTTGAGGACTTTTGTCCTACATAGAAAGGTGCGTCGCGACGCCCCCTCCGGGTAGTGGCAGCGGGGGCTCAATCGGGTTCGTCGAATACGATTGGGTGGTTGGATTGCAGGTCGCCGACGCGCATGGTGATCTTGCCGTCTAGGAGGTCGGTTAGCAGGTCGCCGCAGACTTCGGCGCGCCAGCCTTGGGCGATGCGGGGGACGGTGCCGTTTTCCTTGTCGTAAACATGCCAGCGGACCAATTGCTTGAGATCTGAGGTCGTGCCGACCAGTTGCATGGAGACGTCTTGTTCCGCGCAGCGATTGGCCAACGCGATGGACAGCAGTTTGCCCAAGATCTGTTCGTCCCGTTCCTTTTCCTTGCGGATTTGTTTGGGCCACTGGGCTTTGGGAAGATCGCGTCCGCGTGCGATCGCTTCGAGGATGGCCGGCGCCATGTCCCGGTAAAACGGGCCGCGGTTCATGTCCCGCGTCGCCAGCAGGTCATTGACCGTTTGTGGTTGCCGTTTGGCGACATCGATCAATAGGTCGTCACGAAGGATTTTCCGAGCCGGACGGTCCCGTTTCTCAGCCTCGTTGCTGCGCCATTCGTACAATTCGCGGGCGACGGCCAAATCGCGGGAACGGAGCGAATTGACGCCCGACAATCGCCGCCAGTTTTCCCGAGTCCGCTCGGCGTCGATTTCATCGATCATGCGTTCAAACTCGTCAACCGCCCAGCTACTCCGTCCCCGTTTTTCGAGTGTGGCTTGTTGTGTTCGCCAGACATCCAGCAAGTGCCGCACGTCCTCAATGGCGTAGTGCACTTGTTTATCGGATAGCGGACGACGGCGCCAATCGGTGCGTGTCTCCTTGCCATAAACTTCGACACCTAAGACGCGGTTGAGTAAAGCGGTATGGCCCAGCGGAAAGCTCAGTCCGATCAATCCCTGCGCGATTTGCACATCAATTAGCTTTTGGGGTCGCTTGCCGGCCAGATTGACGCAGAAACGGACCTCTTCGCGACCGCCGTGGACAACGATGGTCGTTTCCTCATCGGTCATCAAATCCCACCAGGGGGTGAGGTCTTCGAGCTTAAACGGATCGACCGCGACCTGACGATCCGCCGTGGCGAATTGCAGCAAGCAGAGTTGTGGCCGGAACGTGTATTCCGAGACGAATTCTGTATCAAACGCCACGAGGCCCGATTGGCGAATATGGTCGCAGAGTTCAGCAAAATCCTCTTGCTTGACGATTAACTCATCTGACATCTCTGTATTATCCTGACCGAGGCAGCATACCAACGATAGTGTCCCGAAATAGTGACAACCTATCCGCAGCCGTGCAAGAGTAGAGATTTTTTCACTCATCCGCGTGGTGGTGAGCAACTCCCGTAGGGCAGGTTGTAACGGCCGTTGTTGGCCGACCGATGCTCTGGGAAGTGGGGGCCGTTTGAATTGACTCCGGACCCGGACCGACTGGTTTTTTGTATAAAAAATCATATGTAAGAGGGACGATGGGTGGCTGGGGACGGACAGAGTCCGACCCCAGTGCGTGAGGCGTAGGGATGTCAAACGACCTGGGGGCGAGCAAGTGCTCGTCCCCAGCCACCTCCTAGCCTGGCATTTCTTGTTAGTCGATGTATTACGCGCTGCGCAGAATCGAATGATGATTGACGGGCCGCCAATCCAGAGAGCAACCAACCGGCTGC from Symmachiella dynata encodes:
- a CDS encoding ribonuclease D, which encodes MSDELIVKQEDFAELCDHIRQSGLVAFDTEFVSEYTFRPQLCLLQFATADRQVAVDPFKLEDLTPWWDLMTDEETTIVVHGGREEVRFCVNLAGKRPQKLIDVQIAQGLIGLSFPLGHTALLNRVLGVEVYGKETRTDWRRRPLSDKQVHYAIEDVRHLLDVWRTQQATLEKRGRSSWAVDEFERMIDEIDAERTRENWRRLSGVNSLRSRDLAVARELYEWRSNEAEKRDRPARKILRDDLLIDVAKRQPQTVNDLLATRDMNRGPFYRDMAPAILEAIARGRDLPKAQWPKQIRKEKERDEQILGKLLSIALANRCAEQDVSMQLVGTTSDLKQLVRWHVYDKENGTVPRIAQGWRAEVCGDLLTDLLDGKITMRVGDLQSNHPIVFDEPD
- a CDS encoding HisA/HisF-related TIM barrel protein translates to MQIIPVLDILDGNVVRGVAGRRDEYQPVESVLAAGANPLDIARGYRDALGLKRLYLADLDAIMHGRPNRKLWKKLVDDGFEILVDAGVKTIADAQQVYASGATAAIVALETSPSRELLAELCTQYGPPRVIFSLDLKQGRPLGTLDQWQNPAPFDLAVEAVSLGVEQMIVLDLAWVGTGEGLATEELCRRLLERFTQLQVITGGGIRGPGDLPVVQATGVHGLLLASALHSGRIDRAALDAWRA
- a CDS encoding SMI1/KNR4 family protein; the encoded protein is MSLEHLKTKVQDSGINIRPPLSIEEVREFEAQAGISLPVDYVEFITTIANGGFSPCRLSPLADWHYRYDIKRPQPEICLTQPCIITPDAVQHGDKWIDVQNVDRYEERWDNHEWDPLVGTICVAELGCGWVYSLIINGPFVGRIFAYGGGAFLPPQFVEERTFTDWIESSVDKIVDGKHLSFLDGKV